One Citrobacter amalonaticus genomic window carries:
- a CDS encoding amidohydrolase family protein — MKTLDSHLHLWDPGLLRYDWLRDLPALNRAFLPQELARHAGAPDAAIVVQADCAAEQAIKEVNWLNQLADDSPIAIAGIVAWAPLECGNAVIPYLRQLRQLPRVVGIRRSLQNEAREWFYSADYRAGLLAAVEEGFVIDMCVRAAQLPALYDLMTWLYERAPEACVVLDHIGKPAIVRHEWQEWVEGIKQLATFPNLVCKLSGLPTEADWENGQPEHLKPWIQQAITTFGAQRCLFGGDWPVVELAGGYTRWRNCVTDAITSLSPEEINAIMADNARNIYLKKARKG, encoded by the coding sequence ATGAAAACGCTCGACAGTCATCTTCATCTCTGGGATCCGGGATTATTGCGCTATGACTGGCTCCGCGACCTGCCAGCGCTAAACCGGGCTTTTTTACCGCAGGAGCTTGCCCGGCATGCCGGAGCGCCGGATGCGGCAATTGTGGTTCAGGCCGACTGCGCGGCTGAACAGGCCATTAAAGAAGTGAACTGGCTGAATCAACTGGCTGATGACAGTCCGATTGCCATAGCAGGCATTGTCGCCTGGGCGCCCCTGGAATGTGGTAACGCCGTCATTCCTTATCTGCGCCAGTTACGACAGCTTCCGCGCGTGGTGGGTATTCGCCGTTCCCTACAGAACGAAGCGCGGGAATGGTTTTACAGCGCAGATTACCGTGCCGGTTTGCTGGCGGCAGTAGAAGAAGGTTTTGTCATTGATATGTGCGTCAGGGCTGCACAACTGCCTGCCCTTTACGACCTGATGACATGGCTCTACGAACGGGCACCGGAGGCTTGCGTGGTCCTCGACCACATAGGCAAACCGGCCATCGTCCGCCACGAATGGCAAGAATGGGTGGAGGGAATTAAACAGTTGGCAACCTTCCCCAACCTCGTCTGCAAACTCTCGGGACTGCCGACGGAGGCCGACTGGGAAAACGGGCAACCGGAACATCTGAAGCCCTGGATACAACAGGCCATCACTACATTTGGCGCACAACGCTGCTTATTTGGCGGTGACTGGCCGGTTGTCGAACTGGCCGGAGGCTATACCCGCTGGAGGAATTGCGTGACCGACGCCATTACCTCTCTGTCGCCGGAGGAAATAAACGCAATCATGGCTGATAACGCCAGGAATATATACCTGAAAAAAGCCAGGAAAGGTTAA
- the adhP gene encoding alcohol dehydrogenase AdhP, with translation MKAAVISQAQPGKVEFRQQAVRALASGEALVNVECCGVCHTDLHVVQGDFGPVPGRIPGHEGIGIVSAIADDVTSLKVGDRVSIAWFYEGCGVCEYCVSGRETFCRDVKNAGYSVDGAMAEQCIVKADYAVKVPEGLDPLVASSITCAGVTTYKAAQVSGVRPGQWLAIWGAGGLGNMAIQFARNVFNARVIAIDIQDDKLALAKASGADVTLNPNKEDVPARIQALTGGGAHSAIVVAVARSAFNQAVNSVRAGGKVVCVAVPAGELSLNIVKTVLDGIQIVGSLVGTRQDLAEAFQHALAGRVRPVVQPRKLEELNAIFKEMDDGTIQGRMVIDLRTVQHTEE, from the coding sequence ATGAAAGCAGCGGTAATCAGTCAGGCGCAGCCAGGCAAAGTGGAATTTCGCCAGCAGGCCGTGCGGGCGTTAGCCTCCGGTGAAGCGCTGGTCAACGTGGAATGTTGCGGCGTTTGCCACACCGATTTACATGTCGTGCAGGGTGATTTTGGCCCGGTGCCGGGGCGAATTCCTGGGCACGAAGGCATCGGGATTGTCAGCGCCATTGCCGACGACGTGACCAGCCTGAAGGTGGGCGATCGCGTCAGTATTGCCTGGTTTTATGAGGGCTGTGGCGTATGCGAATACTGTGTCAGCGGGCGGGAGACCTTCTGCCGCGACGTGAAAAATGCCGGTTACAGCGTCGATGGCGCGATGGCCGAACAGTGCATCGTCAAAGCGGATTACGCGGTAAAGGTCCCGGAAGGTCTTGATCCCCTGGTGGCCAGCAGCATTACCTGCGCGGGCGTAACAACCTACAAGGCAGCCCAGGTCTCCGGAGTCCGTCCGGGGCAGTGGCTGGCAATCTGGGGAGCAGGCGGTTTAGGCAATATGGCGATCCAGTTTGCCCGCAATGTGTTTAATGCCCGCGTGATCGCCATTGATATTCAGGATGACAAACTGGCACTGGCCAAAGCAAGCGGCGCGGACGTCACGCTTAACCCCAATAAAGAGGATGTTCCCGCCCGGATTCAGGCGTTAACGGGGGGCGGCGCGCACTCAGCAATTGTGGTGGCAGTCGCGCGTTCGGCCTTTAATCAGGCGGTTAACAGCGTCCGGGCCGGTGGCAAAGTCGTGTGCGTGGCCGTTCCTGCCGGTGAACTCTCGCTGAATATCGTCAAGACGGTGCTTGATGGCATCCAGATTGTCGGCAGCCTGGTGGGAACGCGTCAGGATCTGGCGGAAGCCTTCCAGCATGCGCTTGCCGGGCGCGTCCGTCCTGTCGTACAGCCCCGAAAACTGGAGGAGCTCAATGCCATTTTCAAGGAAATGGACGACGGCACAATCCAGGGAAGAATGGTGATTGATTTACGTACCGTGCAGCACACAGAGGAGTGA
- a CDS encoding dihydrodipicolinate synthase family protein, whose amino-acid sequence MTQQITPPLFSGVIPPVPTLFTAEGEFDETAQATLIEHLINSPVDGLFFLGSAGEFAHMSREMRQDVAAFCTRQVAGRKPVLIGIASCGTQETIEAGLHAQRLGADGVVVVNPWYNPLSESNLLQYFKKVSEALSVPIILYNFPALTGQSIPVSIIKALAVDCPNVVGLKDTVDTLSHIRETLHAVKPVRPDFAVFAGYDEYLLGTLILGGDGCIPASANFAPQLTCGIRDAWHAQDYSRAVELQQSLSWIPPLYGLDLPFYNAVKYALQLIGLDISVHSLPPASPLTVEMEIEIENILQRAGVINKERQ is encoded by the coding sequence ATGACACAACAGATAACCCCACCCTTGTTCAGCGGGGTGATTCCTCCCGTCCCAACGCTCTTCACCGCCGAGGGCGAATTCGACGAAACGGCGCAGGCGACGCTAATCGAACATCTGATCAATTCCCCTGTCGACGGGCTTTTTTTCCTCGGCAGCGCCGGGGAGTTTGCCCATATGTCGCGCGAGATGCGCCAGGACGTCGCTGCTTTTTGCACTCGCCAGGTTGCCGGCCGAAAACCCGTGCTAATCGGTATTGCCAGTTGCGGAACACAGGAGACGATTGAAGCCGGTCTTCATGCGCAACGCCTCGGCGCGGATGGTGTGGTCGTCGTGAACCCCTGGTATAACCCGCTCAGTGAAAGCAACCTGCTTCAGTACTTCAAAAAAGTGTCTGAGGCGCTGTCTGTGCCGATCATTTTGTACAATTTTCCCGCGCTGACCGGGCAGTCTATACCGGTATCGATTATCAAAGCCCTTGCCGTCGACTGTCCCAATGTTGTGGGTTTGAAAGATACGGTAGATACGCTTTCCCATATCAGGGAGACGCTCCATGCAGTAAAACCCGTACGTCCCGATTTTGCTGTCTTCGCCGGCTATGATGAATATCTGCTTGGCACATTAATCCTCGGGGGAGATGGCTGTATTCCTGCCAGCGCTAATTTTGCGCCGCAACTCACCTGTGGGATCCGCGATGCCTGGCATGCGCAGGATTATTCCCGTGCCGTGGAACTGCAACAGTCGCTGTCATGGATCCCTCCCCTCTACGGGTTGGATCTGCCCTTTTATAATGCCGTGAAATATGCGTTACAGCTTATTGGCCTGGACATTTCTGTCCATTCATTACCCCCCGCGTCGCCACTGACCGTAGAAATGGAAATAGAAATTGAAAATATCCTACAGCGCGCGGGTGTAATTAATAAGGAGCGTCAGTAA
- a CDS encoding AraC family transcriptional regulator, with product MSSLPQRTQVIENWYRESEDFSTLVNYRVLRAGHILTGANFHIQRQSVVGHELIFCLKGKGVICLENKKYEVREGSLVWLPVRMPHEHFPDSADPWEILWLRIDGSKMDNIMNFLNVLHQPVFEFESPDEITDIYHQLFGLMKSHTLVADAHCDLLCSKLIYTLLESRSHENEVSPVITHRGLGRLIYQIHSHYNDEWDIDKFMLYCQVSKSQLFRLFQETFNQSPLRWLKNYRLSQARRLLVETDATIGSIASQVGYQDQLHFSREFHRAVGVSPSEFRRREKSL from the coding sequence ATGAGTTCACTGCCGCAGCGAACACAGGTCATTGAAAACTGGTATCGGGAATCAGAAGATTTTTCTACACTGGTAAATTATCGGGTATTACGAGCTGGTCATATATTGACCGGAGCGAATTTCCATATCCAGCGTCAGTCTGTCGTGGGACATGAACTTATTTTCTGTCTCAAGGGGAAAGGCGTTATTTGCCTGGAGAATAAAAAATACGAAGTGAGGGAGGGAAGTCTGGTCTGGCTCCCTGTCAGGATGCCGCATGAACATTTTCCAGACAGCGCCGACCCCTGGGAGATATTGTGGTTAAGAATTGACGGTTCGAAGATGGACAATATTATGAATTTTCTTAACGTCCTTCACCAACCCGTATTTGAGTTCGAATCGCCAGATGAAATAACCGATATTTACCATCAGTTATTTGGTCTGATGAAAAGCCATACTCTGGTCGCGGATGCCCATTGCGATCTGTTGTGCTCGAAATTAATTTATACTCTTCTGGAAAGTCGCAGTCATGAGAATGAAGTTTCACCGGTGATCACGCATCGCGGATTAGGCCGCCTGATTTATCAAATTCACAGTCACTATAACGACGAGTGGGATATTGATAAATTTATGCTCTATTGCCAGGTGAGTAAATCCCAGCTTTTTCGTCTCTTTCAGGAGACGTTTAATCAAAGCCCGCTGCGATGGTTGAAAAATTACCGCCTGTCTCAGGCGCGCCGACTGCTAGTCGAAACGGATGCCACAATCGGAAGCATCGCCAGTCAGGTAGGTTATCAGGATCAACTGCATTTTTCGCGTGAGTTCCATCGGGCGGTCGGCGTTTCACCCAGTGAATTCCGCCGACGGGAAAAATCACTGTAA
- a CDS encoding aldo/keto reductase, whose translation MKTVPLGHTGIQVPVLAMGAASLGSIYHPVSQQQANETVATALSHGVNYFDVAPYYGLTKAETALGVALKGVRRESYTLATKVGRYGDNLWDFSREATLRSVEESLTRLGCDYIDVIQCHDIEYGEMSQLLDEALPTLRELKDSGVVRHVGITGYDLPLLERVACEQKVDTVMAYCTWTLQDRRLGAVAQRLNKAGIGVLNASPLSMGLLTRSGAPDWHPAHDDVQRVCRHVSELCDSVGVNIAQVALQFALTTAAEHGIASTVIGTASADNMLDNVRWSEQPLDPELLDNINALMAPVLNIGWDVLPGNGGKAQK comes from the coding sequence ATGAAAACCGTACCGCTGGGCCACACAGGAATTCAGGTCCCCGTTCTCGCGATGGGAGCCGCATCGCTGGGTAGCATTTATCATCCGGTGTCTCAACAGCAAGCCAATGAGACTGTTGCCACCGCGCTCAGTCATGGCGTGAACTACTTTGATGTTGCCCCCTACTACGGGCTCACGAAAGCCGAAACGGCATTAGGTGTCGCGCTTAAAGGCGTTCGTCGTGAAAGTTACACCCTCGCGACCAAGGTCGGCCGCTATGGCGACAACCTCTGGGACTTCTCGCGCGAAGCCACCTTACGCAGTGTGGAAGAGAGCCTCACTCGCCTGGGCTGTGATTACATCGATGTCATTCAGTGTCACGACATTGAATACGGAGAGATGTCGCAACTGCTGGATGAAGCGCTGCCGACGCTTCGTGAACTCAAGGACAGCGGCGTGGTCCGCCACGTCGGTATCACCGGCTACGACCTGCCGCTACTCGAACGTGTCGCCTGCGAGCAGAAAGTCGATACGGTCATGGCCTATTGCACATGGACTTTACAGGACCGACGACTGGGCGCCGTAGCGCAGCGGTTGAACAAAGCAGGTATTGGCGTCCTCAATGCGTCCCCACTCTCAATGGGACTGCTGACCCGTTCAGGTGCGCCGGACTGGCATCCGGCCCACGACGATGTCCAGCGCGTATGTCGCCACGTGTCTGAACTGTGCGACAGCGTCGGCGTGAACATCGCGCAGGTTGCCCTGCAGTTTGCTCTGACGACCGCCGCTGAGCATGGTATTGCGTCCACCGTCATTGGGACCGCCAGCGCCGATAACATGCTTGATAACGTCCGCTGGTCTGAGCAACCGCTCGATCCTGAACTGCTGGACAACATTAACGCCCTGATGGCGCCAGTACTGAACATCGGCTGGGATGTGTTGCCAGGTAACGGCGGGAAGGCGCAGAAATGA
- a CDS encoding L-rhamnose mutarotase: protein MKKIRRFGCVVKVRPEKLEYYKELHANPWPEVNAMIKECNLRNFSIYYKNGLLFSYLEYTGDDYEADQQKMAAHLKTQEWWRETSPCQMPLEGEPEGTLWVEMEEVYHLD from the coding sequence ATGAAAAAGATTCGTCGTTTTGGCTGCGTGGTTAAAGTCCGCCCCGAAAAACTGGAATATTATAAGGAGCTTCACGCAAATCCCTGGCCTGAAGTCAATGCCATGATTAAGGAATGTAATCTGCGTAACTTTTCCATTTATTATAAAAATGGGCTGCTGTTTAGTTATCTGGAATATACCGGTGATGACTATGAAGCCGACCAACAAAAAATGGCGGCACACCTCAAAACACAAGAGTGGTGGCGGGAAACTTCACCCTGTCAAATGCCGCTGGAGGGGGAACCCGAAGGCACGCTATGGGTAGAAATGGAAGAAGTATACCACCTCGACTAA
- a CDS encoding mandelate racemase/muconate lactonizing enzyme family protein, whose translation MKITGWRTLTTWHHWERPIGDVNGTIESGVTEVPVLMLETDEGITGIGLGGHADIERVFPAIEGEDPRAVTALYDRMLAWVFKSGHAGNTFGAIGVVDMALWDLKAKCAGEPLWRQLGARQGFVPGYASGLDYPLSLDALVALHQRFADRGFSAFKLKGGLDVEQDRERFAAVREVYLRNTPSPVMMLDVNESMNSKQAVRYINRLQETLDLSWIEEPVRRWDAAGHAAIRQQVTCAVATGENLTGIEQYLPLLNAQAVDVLQAGMCWGITHFLRVANLAQAFNLPVSPVGYNANPVAHAAASVVNHLSCEVQDLNFPLGLQVDQRIENGGILLGDEPGLGISIDETAIQSQHDKGSWTIAQGPHVRPERAGLRLTLQSPQPEQSTRTTK comes from the coding sequence ATGAAAATTACAGGCTGGCGTACGCTAACCACCTGGCATCACTGGGAAAGACCGATTGGTGATGTTAACGGCACCATCGAGTCCGGGGTGACCGAAGTGCCTGTTCTGATGCTGGAAACAGACGAAGGGATCACCGGGATTGGCCTCGGCGGGCATGCCGACATCGAACGTGTCTTCCCGGCGATTGAAGGTGAAGATCCCCGTGCGGTGACCGCACTTTACGATCGCATGCTGGCCTGGGTTTTCAAAAGTGGTCATGCCGGTAATACCTTCGGCGCCATCGGCGTTGTCGACATGGCGTTATGGGATCTGAAAGCGAAGTGCGCGGGAGAACCGCTCTGGCGGCAGCTTGGCGCCAGGCAGGGGTTCGTTCCTGGCTATGCGTCCGGACTGGATTACCCGCTCTCACTGGATGCGCTGGTCGCATTGCATCAACGTTTTGCCGATCGGGGATTCAGCGCATTCAAACTCAAAGGTGGGCTGGACGTTGAGCAGGACCGGGAACGCTTTGCGGCGGTCAGAGAGGTTTATCTGCGTAACACCCCTTCGCCGGTCATGATGCTGGATGTCAATGAGTCAATGAACAGCAAACAGGCTGTCCGCTATATCAATCGTTTACAGGAAACACTGGATCTGAGCTGGATTGAGGAACCTGTAAGACGCTGGGATGCCGCCGGTCACGCCGCGATTCGCCAGCAGGTAACCTGCGCGGTGGCGACAGGAGAAAACCTGACGGGTATAGAGCAGTACCTGCCGTTGCTGAACGCGCAGGCGGTCGATGTGCTACAGGCGGGAATGTGTTGGGGGATTACCCATTTCCTGCGCGTGGCGAATCTGGCGCAGGCGTTTAACCTGCCGGTCAGCCCCGTCGGCTACAACGCCAACCCCGTTGCCCACGCCGCCGCCTCGGTCGTCAATCATCTGAGTTGTGAAGTGCAGGACCTGAATTTCCCGTTGGGTCTCCAGGTGGATCAACGAATAGAAAATGGCGGCATCCTGTTGGGCGATGAACCCGGACTCGGTATTTCCATTGATGAAACGGCAATTCAGTCACAGCACGATAAGGGGAGCTGGACGATTGCCCAGGGCCCCCATGTCAGACCGGAACGCGCCGGGCTAAGGCTGACACTCCAGTCACCACAACCCGAACAATCAACAAGGACTACAAAATGA
- the fucO gene encoding lactaldehyde reductase: MTQRMILNETSWFGRGCRSQLIHELTRRGFSRALIVTDSGLVKCGIVGKITTQLDEAGFAWTLFDRVVPNPGITVVQEGVAKFRASGADVLIAIGGGSPQDTCKAIGIIINNPEFEDVRSLEGFAETTRPCVPVIALPTTAGTAAEVTINYVITDEEQQRKFVCIDPHDIPQVALVDADLMDAMPGSLKASTGIDALTHAIEGYITRGAWELPDALHLKAIEMIAKSLRSAVAGDAQAMEKMALAQYIAGMGFSNVGLGLVHGMAHPLGAFYNTPHGVANAILLPGIMAWNAAYTGEKYRDIALAMTIPDAVTLPLEQVRQAVVDAVCQLNRDVGIPASLREIGMNQDDIPQLALAAFNDVCTGGNPRQATVEDIAALYQQAFNGANVQ; this comes from the coding sequence ATGACGCAACGTATGATATTAAATGAAACCTCCTGGTTTGGGCGAGGTTGCCGCAGCCAGTTAATACATGAACTCACCCGACGGGGTTTTAGCCGGGCGCTAATCGTCACCGACAGCGGCCTGGTCAAATGCGGGATTGTCGGGAAAATTACCACCCAGCTTGATGAGGCCGGTTTTGCCTGGACATTGTTCGACCGTGTTGTCCCGAACCCCGGTATAACCGTAGTGCAGGAAGGCGTTGCCAAATTTCGCGCCAGCGGCGCTGACGTGCTCATCGCCATCGGCGGCGGATCGCCTCAGGACACCTGCAAAGCTATCGGGATCATCATTAATAACCCTGAGTTTGAGGATGTTCGCAGTCTGGAAGGGTTCGCTGAAACGACTCGTCCCTGCGTGCCTGTTATTGCCCTTCCCACTACGGCGGGAACCGCGGCAGAAGTCACCATTAATTATGTGATTACCGACGAAGAGCAGCAGCGGAAATTTGTCTGCATCGATCCGCATGACATTCCACAGGTCGCCCTTGTGGATGCGGATTTAATGGATGCCATGCCAGGTTCGCTCAAAGCGTCCACCGGCATTGATGCCCTGACTCATGCCATTGAGGGTTATATCACGCGCGGCGCCTGGGAATTACCGGATGCGCTTCATCTTAAAGCCATTGAAATGATTGCCAAATCGCTACGCAGCGCGGTTGCTGGCGATGCACAAGCAATGGAAAAAATGGCGCTTGCGCAATATATCGCCGGTATGGGCTTTTCCAATGTGGGTCTCGGCCTCGTCCATGGCATGGCGCATCCGCTGGGCGCGTTTTACAACACGCCGCACGGTGTGGCCAATGCCATCCTGCTGCCCGGGATCATGGCATGGAATGCGGCCTACACCGGAGAAAAATACCGCGACATCGCACTGGCAATGACCATTCCCGACGCCGTCACGTTACCGCTGGAACAGGTACGACAGGCTGTTGTCGATGCGGTCTGTCAACTCAATCGTGATGTTGGGATCCCCGCATCACTGCGTGAGATTGGGATGAATCAGGACGATATCCCGCAACTGGCGCTGGCCGCGTTTAACGATGTCTGTACCGGCGGAAACCCACGCCAGGCCACGGTCGAGGATATCGCCGCACTCTATCAGCAGGCTTTTAACGGAGCGAACGTACAATGA
- a CDS encoding MFS transporter, producing the protein MSDNINTLPSGKAADKHQTDSPEGNIMVTGKKKNILLASLFTNFFVLLALYCGVISVLLPNHVAQIDPANKANNLAIVMTTALLFTIFAQPIAGALSDRCRSTWGRRSPFIVGGALIGGLAIFGISMMTTIAGIAVFWLMASVSLNCMNGPLATVVADRFLPENRGIASGFVGAGSTAGGTVGIILAGYLAWNLQLGYLVFALAIAACCLAFVLINREPSTRDLPVEPFKWGTFFKNFWVSPRQYPDFGWAFFGRFAMYLGYQGVVTYQLYILQDFIGLSVEESNYAIGTISVITLVTLLFSGLVSGVISDKLQRRKIFVFLSTILMAAGLCIPLLMPTLTGMYIYAAIMGLGYGAYTSIDMALMTQVLPGGGKQAGKDMGILTIATVLPQSFSPILSAWLLATFNNDYSSLFIAAIIFVFASSFFVLPIKSVK; encoded by the coding sequence ATGTCTGATAATATCAACACATTGCCATCCGGGAAGGCTGCCGATAAGCACCAAACCGACTCTCCCGAAGGCAATATCATGGTCACCGGGAAAAAGAAAAATATTCTTCTGGCTTCCCTGTTCACTAATTTCTTTGTTCTGCTGGCCTTGTATTGTGGTGTTATTTCCGTTCTTTTGCCGAACCATGTCGCGCAAATCGACCCGGCAAATAAAGCCAATAACCTGGCGATTGTCATGACCACGGCCCTGTTGTTTACCATTTTCGCGCAACCCATTGCCGGGGCATTATCCGATCGATGCCGTTCAACCTGGGGCCGCAGATCGCCTTTCATTGTTGGTGGCGCGTTAATTGGCGGACTGGCGATTTTCGGCATCTCAATGATGACAACCATCGCCGGAATTGCGGTTTTCTGGCTGATGGCATCGGTTTCGCTGAACTGTATGAATGGGCCGCTCGCCACCGTCGTGGCGGATAGATTCTTACCAGAAAACAGAGGGATAGCCTCAGGCTTCGTCGGTGCTGGTTCGACAGCGGGCGGGACCGTCGGTATCATCCTCGCCGGATATCTGGCCTGGAATCTCCAGTTAGGCTACCTCGTGTTTGCTCTGGCGATCGCTGCCTGCTGTCTCGCCTTTGTGTTGATCAACCGTGAACCGTCGACGCGAGATCTACCGGTAGAGCCCTTCAAATGGGGAACGTTTTTCAAAAACTTCTGGGTCAGTCCACGTCAGTATCCCGATTTCGGTTGGGCATTCTTTGGCCGCTTTGCGATGTATCTGGGCTATCAGGGCGTGGTCACCTATCAACTGTATATCCTTCAGGATTTCATTGGGCTAAGTGTTGAGGAGTCCAACTACGCCATCGGTACGATCTCGGTCATCACGCTGGTCACCTTGCTCTTTTCCGGTCTGGTATCCGGTGTCATCTCCGATAAACTGCAGCGGCGTAAGATTTTCGTTTTTCTCTCCACAATTCTGATGGCGGCTGGCCTCTGTATTCCTCTGCTTATGCCAACGCTGACCGGTATGTATATTTATGCCGCGATTATGGGATTGGGTTACGGGGCATATACCTCCATTGATATGGCACTCATGACTCAGGTATTACCTGGTGGCGGTAAACAAGCAGGTAAAGATATGGGGATCCTGACTATCGCGACGGTATTACCACAATCATTTAGCCCTATATTATCGGCCTGGTTATTAGCGACATTCAATAATGATTATTCATCATTATTTATTGCCGCCATTATTTTTGTCTTTGCTTCATCATTCTTTGTATTACCGATTAAATCGGTTAAATAA
- a CDS encoding carbohydrate porin produces the protein MKITSMTCISLGLIHLFTIPYAYSSQNLNIEERLSQLELRLQKAESRAALAEQQNAQLVSQLKQTEQESQQAIKTVEGLEARTQRIEKITPDEDDYFELHGYARAGMMTNHNARHTQGGPFMTPAGQTGGAIGRLGNEPDTYVEVYLEKKKRLENGATTRFMTMIADQQKSYNDWTADSSTLNVSQAFAEIASLPSFTGPFKDTTLWAGKRVDRDNFEIPWLDSKFVALNGTGGGIYDIRWTDNIRSNFSFIGRSFGDVDVVNNDVQNYVLTANNYFGPVQLFISGMQAKDNEARETLSGYKVFNAANKGYTALLGYQGDSFYGLTQGETRSVISWGQGLGAEVKNIGTDPALLSDAKTLRLASYGIVNLAPDWDFAPSLLAQQSADRYVKSDDYRWITLNGRLMQNITQNFALGYEATWQYMDLDPNGYQQYQKVSGNFYKLTFAPTFRPDDISPFFTRPELRVFATWMNWDSDLDKYSPNDTFGQKGFTSGGEWTFGVQMETFF, from the coding sequence ATGAAAATTACCTCTATGACCTGTATCAGCCTCGGTTTAATTCATCTTTTCACCATCCCGTACGCTTATTCTTCGCAAAATTTAAATATAGAAGAACGGCTGTCCCAACTGGAATTGCGTTTGCAAAAAGCTGAAAGCCGGGCCGCACTGGCCGAACAACAAAATGCCCAACTGGTTAGTCAATTAAAGCAGACGGAACAAGAATCACAGCAGGCGATAAAAACGGTGGAGGGCCTGGAAGCCCGCACCCAACGAATTGAAAAAATAACCCCCGATGAAGATGACTATTTTGAGCTGCATGGTTATGCGCGTGCCGGCATGATGACCAATCATAATGCCCGCCACACTCAGGGCGGTCCGTTTATGACGCCTGCCGGACAAACGGGCGGTGCGATCGGCCGTCTGGGTAACGAACCGGATACGTATGTTGAAGTCTATCTGGAGAAGAAAAAGCGGCTGGAGAACGGCGCAACAACCCGATTTATGACAATGATTGCCGATCAGCAAAAAAGCTATAACGACTGGACGGCAGATTCCAGCACGCTGAACGTAAGCCAGGCCTTTGCTGAAATCGCCTCGCTTCCAAGTTTTACGGGTCCCTTCAAGGATACGACGCTATGGGCCGGTAAGCGTGTGGATCGCGACAACTTTGAAATCCCCTGGCTGGATTCCAAATTCGTCGCGCTCAACGGCACGGGTGGCGGTATTTATGACATCCGCTGGACTGATAACATCCGCAGTAACTTCTCCTTCATTGGTCGTAGTTTTGGCGATGTGGACGTCGTCAACAATGACGTTCAAAACTATGTTCTGACAGCCAACAACTATTTTGGCCCGGTGCAATTGTTCATCAGTGGGATGCAGGCAAAAGACAATGAAGCGCGTGAGACCTTAAGCGGATATAAAGTCTTCAATGCGGCGAACAAAGGCTACACCGCGCTGTTAGGGTATCAGGGTGACAGTTTTTATGGCCTGACCCAGGGTGAAACGCGCAGCGTGATCTCATGGGGACAGGGTCTTGGCGCAGAAGTGAAGAACATTGGTACCGATCCGGCGTTACTGTCTGATGCAAAAACGTTACGTCTGGCCAGTTATGGCATCGTCAATCTTGCGCCTGACTGGGACTTTGCGCCTTCGCTGTTAGCCCAGCAAAGTGCCGATCGCTATGTGAAAAGCGATGATTATCGCTGGATAACCCTGAACGGACGACTGATGCAGAACATCACGCAAAACTTCGCGCTGGGGTACGAAGCCACCTGGCAATATATGGATCTCGATCCCAATGGCTATCAGCAATACCAGAAGGTGAGCGGGAATTTTTACAAGCTGACCTTTGCACCGACGTTCCGGCCTGACGATATTTCGCCCTTTTTTACCCGTCCTGAATTACGCGTTTTTGCAACGTGGATGAACTGGGATAGCGATCTGGATAAATACAGCCCAAATGACACCTTTGGTCAGAAAGGTTTCACTTCAGGCGGTGAGTGGACATTTGGCGTTCAGATGGAAACCTTCTTCTGA
- a CDS encoding RbsD/FucU domain-containing protein codes for MRPDRILHPELAAALATLGHTDIVLVTDAGFPIPAHANRIDLGFWPGQIDVREILRVLRKELFVEEVHFASEVRDCHPQLYREVQTIYTGSGAEFFAASHETLCHEIALQAKLIIRSGSFEPWANFALVASTDPFAWFTDASGVQPLPAYVARRQRIVDNLVPELN; via the coding sequence ATGAGACCCGACAGAATCTTACACCCTGAACTTGCCGCCGCGTTAGCCACCTTAGGCCACACCGATATTGTCCTGGTTACCGATGCGGGATTCCCGATTCCGGCGCACGCGAACCGAATCGATCTGGGCTTCTGGCCCGGGCAGATTGACGTCCGGGAGATCCTGCGCGTGCTGCGTAAAGAACTCTTCGTCGAAGAGGTGCATTTTGCCAGCGAAGTCCGCGACTGCCATCCGCAGTTGTACCGCGAGGTACAAACGATCTACACCGGTTCAGGCGCGGAATTTTTCGCCGCGAGCCATGAAACGCTGTGCCACGAAATAGCCCTGCAAGCCAAGCTGATTATCCGTTCCGGATCGTTTGAGCCCTGGGCCAACTTCGCCCTGGTCGCCAGCACCGATCCCTTCGCCTGGTTCACCGACGCGTCTGGCGTACAGCCCCTCCCCGCCTATGTTGCACGGCGCCAGCGGATTGTCGACAACCTCGTACCGGAACTTAACTGA